One Saccharospirillaceae bacterium DNA window includes the following coding sequences:
- a CDS encoding DNA topoisomerase III — MRLFVAEKPSLGRAIAAVLPKPQQKGEGFIRAANGDVVSWCIGHLLEQVEPDAYDPVYKQWRLDHLPIVPEQWQLQAKPKTRKQLSVLRKLVKEADQLVHAGDPDREGQLLVDEVFDFLKVSKTRKQQIQRCLISDLNPNAVKKALNSLRPNSDFTALSVSALARSRADWLYGINLTRAFSIKGRQAGVNSVLSVGRVQTPILGLVVRRDQEISNFVSRPFYDVFAQLALDAQQSVSFQAKWIPSDACASHQDEEGRVLNLKLADNVAQRIQQQPAVVETIQRKGKKQFAPLPYNLSALQIDAAKALGMSAKQVLDVCQSLYEKYQLITYPRSDCRYLPTEHLSDISSVSSAIRNNSSELALVVANADFALRSKAWNDAKVDAHHAIIPTTKQTSLEKLGKWEQGVYRLIARQYLLQFYPAFEYADTKVGIRIAGGLFRANARETLKPGWKQAMPQKASDKQNTSGEDCYNQSQLPPLTQGQQLWCHEGRIVHKQTQPPVHFTDATLLAAMTGINRFVSDKELQKVLKETDGLGTEATRASIIELLFTRQFLRREGKQIRATELGQALIRVLPQSTTLPDRTALWEQQLNGISERQLNYQSFMQPLEQELRSLVNEARGLDTQRLSGIPIGKSGFRGKKSAGVKSTTCYKRKRRKATQKSSRRAPSE, encoded by the coding sequence ATGAGATTATTTGTTGCCGAAAAACCCAGCCTGGGGCGTGCGATCGCCGCCGTTCTTCCGAAGCCTCAGCAAAAAGGTGAAGGTTTTATTCGCGCAGCTAATGGTGATGTGGTGAGCTGGTGTATCGGCCACTTACTAGAGCAGGTTGAACCGGATGCTTATGATCCTGTCTACAAACAATGGCGACTGGATCATCTGCCGATTGTTCCCGAGCAATGGCAGTTACAAGCAAAACCGAAAACCCGTAAACAACTGTCGGTATTGCGCAAGCTGGTCAAAGAGGCTGATCAACTAGTCCATGCGGGTGATCCGGATCGGGAAGGTCAGCTGCTGGTTGATGAAGTTTTTGATTTCCTCAAAGTTTCTAAAACCCGCAAACAACAAATACAGCGTTGCTTAATTTCTGATCTCAATCCCAATGCGGTGAAAAAAGCACTCAATAGCCTGCGGCCTAACAGCGACTTTACTGCGTTATCGGTATCGGCTTTAGCCCGTTCACGGGCGGATTGGTTGTACGGTATTAATCTGACCCGAGCATTCAGCATTAAAGGCCGTCAGGCCGGTGTGAATTCAGTATTGTCGGTTGGTCGGGTTCAAACACCAATTCTGGGTCTGGTGGTTCGTCGTGATCAAGAAATCAGCAACTTCGTTTCCAGGCCCTTCTATGACGTTTTTGCTCAGCTTGCATTGGATGCGCAACAGTCCGTTAGTTTTCAAGCAAAGTGGATTCCCAGCGATGCCTGTGCGTCACACCAAGATGAAGAAGGGAGGGTGTTAAATCTCAAGCTGGCTGACAACGTCGCCCAACGTATTCAGCAACAACCGGCCGTCGTTGAGACGATTCAGCGTAAAGGGAAAAAGCAGTTCGCGCCCTTGCCGTATAACCTATCGGCGTTACAAATCGATGCGGCTAAAGCGCTGGGTATGAGTGCCAAGCAGGTATTGGATGTTTGTCAGTCGCTGTATGAAAAGTACCAACTGATTACTTATCCCCGATCTGATTGTCGCTATTTACCCACAGAGCACCTGAGCGATATTTCATCGGTCTCATCGGCTATTCGGAATAACTCCAGTGAGCTGGCTTTGGTTGTCGCTAATGCCGACTTCGCGTTGCGCAGCAAAGCCTGGAATGACGCTAAGGTTGATGCCCACCATGCCATTATTCCAACGACAAAACAGACCTCATTGGAAAAACTTGGTAAGTGGGAGCAGGGTGTTTATCGCTTAATTGCCCGTCAGTATTTGTTGCAGTTTTATCCGGCATTTGAATACGCTGATACCAAGGTGGGAATTCGCATTGCTGGCGGATTATTCCGAGCTAATGCGCGTGAAACATTAAAGCCTGGGTGGAAGCAGGCAATGCCACAAAAAGCGTCAGATAAACAAAACACGTCTGGTGAGGACTGTTATAACCAGAGTCAGCTGCCGCCATTAACTCAGGGCCAGCAGCTGTGGTGTCATGAAGGGCGAATTGTGCATAAACAAACCCAGCCGCCCGTGCACTTTACCGATGCCACTCTGTTAGCGGCGATGACGGGAATTAATCGCTTTGTCTCGGATAAAGAATTACAGAAGGTATTAAAAGAAACCGATGGTTTGGGCACTGAAGCAACCCGAGCCAGCATTATTGAGTTGCTGTTTACCCGTCAGTTTTTGCGCCGTGAAGGCAAACAAATTCGGGCAACGGAATTGGGTCAAGCACTGATACGGGTGTTACCGCAATCCACCACGTTGCCAGACAGAACGGCGTTGTGGGAGCAGCAACTGAATGGAATCAGTGAGCGTCAGCTGAACTATCAGAGCTTTATGCAGCCACTTGAGCAGGAATTACGCAGTCTGGTAAACGAAGCTCGTGGACTGGACACCCAGCGGTTATCAGGTATTCCAATCGGTAAATCGGGCTTTCGTGGTAAGAAGTCGGCTGGTGTAAAAAGTACAACCTGCTACAAACGAAAACGGCGCAAGGCCACTCAGAAATCAAGCCGCCGTGCACCGTCTGAATAG
- a CDS encoding YggS family pyridoxal phosphate-dependent enzyme, whose product MSTLEQNYQSVCNRLQQACDQAGRDRSEVKLLAVSKTKPAEMVTACYQQGQRSFGENYLQDAIEKIEALQHLEGIDWHFIGPIQSNKTRPIASHFHWVETVCRDKIAQRLNDQRPDDMAPLNVLLQINISAEPQKAGIGIGEVASLAQLVDDLPKLTLRGLMCIPENTEDGRTLASQFEQMKTLFKQLQQQYPQLDTLSMGMSADMTLAVEHGSTEVRIGTDIFGARS is encoded by the coding sequence ATGTCTACTCTCGAACAAAACTATCAGTCAGTCTGTAACCGTTTACAGCAAGCCTGTGATCAGGCGGGACGTGATCGCTCAGAAGTAAAATTATTAGCCGTCAGTAAAACCAAACCGGCAGAGATGGTAACGGCCTGTTATCAGCAAGGACAACGCAGCTTTGGTGAAAACTACCTGCAGGACGCCATCGAAAAAATTGAAGCCCTGCAACATCTGGAAGGTATTGATTGGCACTTCATTGGTCCGATCCAATCGAACAAAACCCGCCCTATTGCCAGTCATTTCCATTGGGTGGAAACCGTGTGTCGCGACAAGATTGCTCAGCGTTTAAACGATCAGCGACCGGATGATATGGCACCATTAAATGTGCTGCTGCAGATTAATATCAGCGCGGAACCGCAAAAAGCCGGGATCGGCATCGGTGAAGTCGCATCATTGGCACAGCTGGTAGACGATCTGCCGAAGCTCACTTTACGCGGCCTGATGTGTATTCCAGAAAACACCGAAGATGGGCGAACATTAGCCAGTCAGTTTGAACAAATGAAAACGCTGTTTAAGCAGCTGCAGCAGCAGTATCCACAGCTGGATACGTTGTCCATGGGCATGTCGGCTGACATGACGCTGGCGGTTGAACATGGCAGCACCGAAGTACGCATCGGTACTGATATTTTTGGCGCCAGATCCTGA
- a CDS encoding YggT family protein — protein MSPVSQVGMLLINTVGSILLLIVMLRFLLQLVRADFYNPISQFIVKATNPVLIPLRRVIPGFGGLDIASLVLAYGVQVIFMAGALLVMGYGLPWANIVVWSLVAIFALIIKVYFWGMLITVIASWIAPNSYNPALILINQILEPVIRPIRQKMPDMGGLDLSPIIILLGIQIVEIVALYPLVKLTQFPNVLGFMI, from the coding sequence ATGTCCCCTGTCTCGCAAGTCGGCATGTTATTGATTAATACCGTTGGCAGTATCCTTCTTTTAATTGTGATGCTGCGCTTTTTACTGCAGCTGGTACGCGCCGATTTTTACAACCCGATCTCTCAGTTTATTGTGAAAGCTACCAATCCGGTGTTGATCCCGCTACGTCGCGTGATTCCGGGCTTTGGCGGATTAGACATTGCCTCTTTGGTATTGGCCTACGGGGTGCAGGTAATCTTTATGGCCGGCGCATTGCTTGTCATGGGCTATGGTCTGCCATGGGCCAACATAGTTGTCTGGAGTTTAGTCGCAATCTTTGCTCTGATTATTAAGGTGTATTTTTGGGGAATGCTGATTACCGTAATCGCTTCGTGGATTGCGCCTAACTCCTACAACCCGGCGCTGATTCTGATTAATCAGATTCTTGAACCGGTTATTCGTCCGATTCGTCAGAAAATGCCGGACATGGGCGGGCTGGACTTGTCGCCAATTATCATCCTGCTGGGTATTCAGATTGTTGAAATTGTGGCGCTTTATCCGCTGGTGAAACTGACCCAGTTTCCAAATGTTCTTGGCTTTATGATTTAA
- the proC gene encoding pyrroline-5-carboxylate reductase, protein MTQIAFIGGGNMATSIIGGLIKQGETKPELVHVSDPNAGQVAKLSDEFGIQGHTDNSAAVANADVVIMAVKPQVMKQVLEPIKAVLTERQPMLISIAAGINLPSLRAWSGCEAIVRCMPNTPSLLGLGATGLFASEQVTIDQRNLADALLRAVGISVWVQNEAEIDAVTAVSGSGPAYYFLLMEAMIAAGKKLGLSEETATQLTLQTAVGAGQMAQNADVDPAELRRRVTSPGGTTERAIQTFEAAHLRDIVEAALQAANDRGAELSQQLGD, encoded by the coding sequence ATGACTCAAATCGCATTTATTGGTGGCGGCAACATGGCCACCAGCATCATTGGTGGCTTAATCAAACAAGGTGAAACCAAACCGGAGTTGGTGCATGTCAGCGATCCAAATGCCGGACAGGTTGCCAAACTCAGTGACGAGTTTGGTATTCAGGGACACACGGATAATTCGGCCGCTGTTGCTAATGCCGATGTGGTGATCATGGCGGTCAAACCTCAGGTCATGAAGCAGGTTCTGGAACCCATCAAGGCAGTCCTGACAGAGCGCCAACCGATGCTGATCTCCATCGCGGCTGGCATTAACCTGCCATCGCTGCGAGCCTGGAGTGGCTGCGAAGCGATTGTTCGCTGTATGCCGAATACTCCGTCTCTATTAGGTCTGGGGGCTACCGGCTTATTCGCATCAGAACAGGTTACCATCGATCAGCGCAATCTTGCCGATGCACTACTGCGCGCCGTCGGTATCAGTGTCTGGGTCCAGAACGAAGCGGAAATTGATGCTGTCACCGCAGTTTCCGGCAGTGGTCCAGCGTATTATTTCCTGTTGATGGAAGCCATGATTGCTGCTGGGAAGAAGCTTGGCCTGAGTGAAGAGACCGCCACTCAGCTAACCCTGCAAACCGCCGTTGGTGCCGGTCAGATGGCACAGAATGCTGATGTTGACCCAGCGGAGTTGCGCCGCCGGGTAACCTCGCCGGGCGGCACCACAGAGCGAGCAATACAAACCTTTGAGGCAGCTCACTTGCGCGATATCGTTGAGGCAGCTCTTCAGGCTGCTAATGACCGTGGTGCCGAGCTTAGTCAGCAGTTGGGCGATTAA
- a CDS encoding type IV pilus twitching motility protein PilT, translating into MDITELLAFSAKQGASDLHLSAGLPPMIRVDGDVRRINLPSLGHKEVHSLVYDIMNDKQRKDFEEFLETDFSFEVPGVARFRVNAFNHNRGAGAVFRTIPSKVLTMDQLGMGQVFKDLADTNKGMVLVTGPTGSGKSTTLAAMIDYINESKYDHILTVEDPIEFVHESKKSLINQREVHRDTLGFNEALRSALREDPDVILVGEMRDLETIRLALTAAETGHVVFGTLHTSSAAKTIDRIVDVFPSEEQAMVRSMLSESLQGVISQTLLKKSGGGRIAAHEIMVGTPAIRNLIREDKVAQMYSAIQTGGAYGMTTMDQSLQNLVSKGLITRDVAREKAKIPENF; encoded by the coding sequence ATGGATATTACAGAATTGTTGGCGTTCAGCGCGAAACAAGGGGCATCCGATTTACACCTGTCTGCGGGCTTGCCACCGATGATTCGAGTTGACGGTGATGTGCGTCGTATCAATCTGCCGTCACTGGGCCACAAAGAAGTCCACAGCCTGGTTTATGACATCATGAACGATAAGCAGCGCAAGGACTTTGAAGAGTTTCTGGAAACTGACTTCTCGTTTGAAGTGCCGGGTGTGGCGCGTTTCCGGGTAAACGCCTTTAACCACAACCGCGGTGCCGGTGCGGTATTTCGTACCATTCCTTCCAAAGTACTTACCATGGATCAGTTGGGTATGGGTCAGGTATTTAAAGATCTGGCAGATACCAATAAAGGCATGGTGCTCGTTACCGGACCAACGGGGTCGGGCAAATCAACCACGCTGGCAGCGATGATTGATTACATCAACGAAAGCAAGTACGACCATATCCTGACGGTGGAAGACCCGATCGAATTCGTACATGAATCGAAAAAATCACTGATTAACCAGCGGGAAGTTCATCGTGACACTTTAGGCTTTAACGAAGCATTGCGCTCTGCACTCCGTGAAGACCCGGATGTGATCCTCGTGGGTGAGATGCGTGACCTGGAGACCATTCGTCTGGCTCTGACCGCGGCCGAAACCGGTCACGTCGTGTTTGGCACGCTTCACACCAGCTCCGCCGCAAAAACCATCGACCGTATTGTTGATGTATTTCCATCAGAAGAGCAAGCGATGGTGCGTTCTATGCTGTCGGAGTCTTTGCAGGGCGTGATTTCTCAGACGCTGCTGAAAAAGAGTGGTGGTGGCCGTATTGCGGCTCACGAAATTATGGTGGGTACTCCCGCAATCCGTAACCTGATCCGGGAAGATAAAGTAGCTCAGATGTATTCTGCGATTCAGACCGGTGGTGCTTACGGTATGACGACCATGGATCAGTCATTACAGAATCTGGTCAGTAAAGGTTTGATTACCCGGGATGTGGCACGTGAGAAAGCCAAGATCCCGGAAAACTTCTAA